In Paenibacillus kyungheensis, the following are encoded in one genomic region:
- a CDS encoding type I polyketide synthase encodes MENIKNFIFQQVATNKLTKDEAKVLLKELYQSNVKEEQNSSHDIAIVGMACKLPGAENTEAYWSILEKGVRTMGEFPFNRRRDTDPFVSGGAEYRKGGYLDQIDRFDAPFFRISRREAEAMDPMQRLFLETAWEAMEDSGIGSEKLKDTKTAVYVGQETNYNNEYRKLLAEEDELSMTGSHTGIIASRIQYLLNLRGPSLVLDTACSSSLVALHLACQGLRNNEFDYALVGGISAFLFPAGQSLVMESGSAEIRAFDKNASGTCWSEGFGVVMLKPLDKALQDQDHIHAVIKGSAMNNDGTSNGITAPNADSQAEVLTAAWESAGIPPESISYIETHGTGTPLGDPIEIKGLTKAFRRYTKKRQFCGIGSVKTNIGHAVATSGIASLMKVVLAMQHQKLPQTLSFQAPNPYIHFADSPVYVNDCLRDWETGDTPRRAGVSAFGFSGTNVHVVLEEAPARPARVQTERGSELFVVSARTENALRSLLTSYSDYLRENPHVSLADLCYTASTGRKHYTIRLAFFVHTTEELLNKLQTALAGELEDIPQIIPHSFFGKHKIIFHKQEKQAGELTEQDVVGLSDGINGRLAELTASGITERSAEDISRAYVLGADVDWNIIYKQSACQLLRVPTYPFDRIRYWASGEHLLQQNDAVKQLINAPLLDYCISRTPNESVYETNLSVDKEWVLSEHVIGGQAVLPGTAYLEIALEAGEQYLGKMPGGIEDIQFLSPFVVDSTETKTLYTVIREEDQRLYFTIGNAKGSLDEEEGTVHAVGELMRADVALAESYDLVELISKFSKTITPDVLKAETSSDRSIVFGRRFQNIDRLYVGEQEALVELNLSSEFAAETNTYWLHPALLDKATGAVSDLLAEDDDLFLAFAYKRLRIVKRLPEKLFSYVKRLSSSSKELLTYQVTIMDTNGNVLVEIDKFTVKKLNRKAQNLLNQGELASSSFFYEVGWREMEQPQWDTTDSLETICVLKNPNAFTNKLLDKLLSEGHSVLQVDVGDEYVCIDDEHYVVSGSEEDYMRLLSAVQHIPFTKLIHFPAWGESQAADFDELQSREKSGVYDLYRLVRALVKSKRPEKTEVILVADNASEVTSCETTIKPINAALFGLGKVVEAEHSFLSCRSIDLDEMTSIEELYRELQSKDHPYAVAYREGKRYAEEIRPLSLVIEDRQPVELQKEGVYVLSGGTGGLSLEIARWLSTCNKVKLVLLHRSPFPERSRWEQLLLSEETDAKLLDKLRILLEIEENGSQIIFVEADVTQRELLKEALDVVRRQHGAIKGIIHSAGVAGDGFLIRKEEETFRNVIAPKVEGAWLLDELTREDKPDFFVLFSSVTSILGGPGQGDYTAANAFLDSFAAYRTKRGGGTTLTINWPAWKETGMAKDYEVNQDGIFKALSTADALLGFETALTSSISKIIIGELNYDVIQTEEQAPLQLSEEIKIEIKRRALKRKRVLHVNEKAHISIPVVLEGRSSGIYSEKEQQLSTIWGEVLGVERMSIQDSFYDLGGDSLLAIKISNLIEKKIGQKVDIGDLFEYLTIFELAQALGGEAPESTDAVSLEADESLRIKSTREFVFDLSNAQQRIWFLHKLNPELHAYHLPLTFETDFELDQKTFEAALMYMTARHSSLRTVIREEDGEPIQIVLPHIDLQLVWQDSLSTVYESNGYDEELREEIERSFDFSQCLWRIKVIRKNDGRCLICLTVHHLISDGWSMMILKDELLHVYASLLAGGHPELPPLQAEYRDWLKQLQVRKKSEAFYQMERFWLEELSSPLPVLQLPLDYSRPTMQTYNGSYLVFEMDEEQTGRIKELARQNKASMHMFMLSAYFLFLKKLTHQDEFIIGYPVAGRESKEWEPLLGLFMNIVCMRISLSEDWTFESLVAEVRRKSSQSYKNSSYPFDLLVSKLNPERDMSRNPIFQTFFQFYENYQQNEHNSLYDLSFLCREANHKLEIRLEYNTDLFDKTTVERFARQFQFMLGDIATDIQRPLAEFNLHNEQDEAELLKQFSSTCSDVIPDRTVVEWFEQTVARQSEAIAITCGAESFTYSELEQRSNQIAHLLASTGLKANQPVGLMLDRGVPLIAGMIGILKAGGAYVPLDPDYPKERISYMLSHSEARVLLTETKYVDTIVDLLEPGSTLSTIVDVKGRESFQRAGIGHIIHLKNVESQSDKPLPVQADLDDLMYLIYTSGSTGQPKGVAVSHRNVANFLQWSIADGKIGSDDRMVLLTSVSFDISVFEIFGALLSGATLHIVTKEQLQNPEAIFSLLCEKKITLWHSVPALMRQLLVYMRQLTDSKKQMGSAHIRRIMLGGEAWNTEVAEEIRNIFPQTELLNMYGPTETTIWVSSSRIEDSLSYRGDLPIGRPIANTQLLILDTNGRLCPVGIPGEIAIGGLNVAQGYYKDLEKSDKSFVFYGATKERIYLTGDTGMYLSSGEVRFLGRNDGMIKVRGYRIETGEIESVLLRNHSIAEAAVIARPEAGTHHLVCYYVSDAGQITEQLREQLRQSLPEYMLPAHYVLLDKLPKTANGKTDRKQLAMRSLQETLATPNHYVEPITEVEQQLGAIWCELLGIGQVGIHNNFFEVGGNSFLISQMHYQIEQLYPNRISITDIFSYPTINTIAQRIEGMTMQEEAFDEQENTSDEDLEKELYEMFDEIATGNVSVEDAVKKLL; translated from the coding sequence GTGGAAAACATAAAGAATTTTATTTTTCAGCAGGTTGCTACAAATAAGTTGACTAAAGATGAAGCTAAAGTGCTTCTCAAAGAACTTTATCAATCGAATGTAAAAGAGGAACAAAATTCCAGCCATGATATAGCTATTGTTGGGATGGCTTGCAAATTGCCCGGTGCAGAAAATACTGAAGCTTACTGGAGTATTTTGGAGAAGGGCGTACGTACGATGGGAGAATTCCCTTTTAATCGCCGTCGGGACACCGATCCATTTGTAAGCGGCGGTGCGGAGTATCGTAAGGGCGGATATCTGGATCAGATTGATCGGTTCGATGCTCCCTTTTTTCGTATTTCGCGCCGGGAAGCAGAAGCGATGGATCCGATGCAACGACTATTTCTGGAAACCGCTTGGGAAGCGATGGAAGATTCGGGTATCGGTAGTGAGAAGTTAAAGGACACGAAAACGGCTGTATACGTTGGGCAAGAGACGAACTACAACAACGAATACAGAAAGTTGCTGGCCGAGGAAGACGAACTGTCGATGACGGGTTCCCATACAGGCATAATCGCTAGTCGTATTCAGTATTTACTTAACTTACGTGGACCTAGTCTTGTGCTGGATACAGCTTGTTCATCTTCGCTTGTAGCACTGCATCTCGCTTGCCAAGGGCTACGCAACAATGAATTTGACTATGCGCTTGTCGGAGGTATTTCTGCTTTTTTGTTCCCGGCAGGTCAGAGTCTTGTGATGGAATCCGGTAGTGCTGAAATTCGTGCTTTCGATAAAAATGCAAGTGGAACATGCTGGTCGGAGGGTTTCGGCGTCGTGATGCTCAAACCGTTAGATAAAGCTTTGCAGGATCAGGATCACATTCATGCTGTCATTAAAGGAAGCGCTATGAACAATGATGGAACATCGAATGGAATTACGGCACCTAATGCCGATTCACAAGCAGAGGTGCTGACAGCGGCATGGGAATCGGCAGGTATTCCGCCAGAATCGATATCTTACATCGAAACGCATGGAACAGGAACTCCGCTTGGTGATCCGATCGAGATTAAAGGATTGACAAAAGCATTTCGGCGATATACGAAAAAACGGCAATTTTGCGGTATTGGTTCGGTCAAAACGAATATCGGACATGCGGTCGCGACTTCCGGTATTGCATCGCTGATGAAGGTTGTGCTGGCAATGCAACATCAGAAGTTACCGCAGACGCTTTCTTTTCAAGCTCCCAATCCATATATTCATTTTGCCGATTCACCTGTGTATGTTAATGATTGCCTACGGGACTGGGAAACAGGCGATACCCCAAGAAGAGCTGGTGTTTCAGCGTTTGGCTTCAGCGGAACAAATGTACATGTGGTGCTGGAAGAAGCTCCAGCGCGTCCAGCTCGCGTTCAGACAGAACGAGGTTCGGAATTGTTCGTTGTATCTGCACGTACAGAAAATGCGCTACGAAGTTTGTTAACCAGTTATTCGGACTATTTGCGGGAGAACCCCCACGTTTCGCTAGCTGATTTATGCTACACAGCAAGCACAGGTCGAAAACATTATACGATCCGTCTGGCGTTCTTTGTTCATACGACGGAAGAACTTCTTAACAAGTTGCAGACAGCTTTAGCTGGTGAACTAGAGGATATTCCGCAGATTATTCCGCATAGTTTTTTTGGGAAACATAAAATAATTTTTCATAAACAGGAGAAGCAAGCGGGTGAATTGACAGAGCAGGACGTTGTTGGGTTAAGCGATGGAATCAATGGAAGACTTGCCGAATTAACCGCTTCAGGTATAACCGAGAGATCCGCAGAAGACATCAGCCGTGCATACGTTTTAGGTGCAGATGTCGATTGGAACATCATCTATAAACAGTCGGCTTGCCAGTTGCTCCGCGTGCCGACTTATCCATTTGATCGAATAAGATATTGGGCAAGCGGAGAACATCTCCTACAACAGAATGATGCGGTGAAGCAATTGATAAACGCACCTTTGCTGGATTATTGCATCTCTCGTACACCGAATGAATCTGTCTACGAAACGAATTTAAGCGTGGACAAGGAATGGGTTCTTAGCGAACATGTTATCGGTGGGCAAGCGGTACTTCCTGGAACCGCTTACTTGGAGATCGCACTGGAAGCAGGAGAACAGTATTTGGGCAAAATGCCGGGCGGTATCGAGGATATTCAATTCTTATCTCCGTTTGTAGTAGATAGTACTGAAACCAAGACGCTCTATACCGTTATACGAGAAGAAGATCAGCGCTTGTATTTTACGATTGGCAACGCTAAGGGAAGTCTTGATGAGGAAGAGGGAACTGTACACGCGGTTGGTGAATTGATGCGCGCTGATGTCGCTCTAGCAGAATCCTACGACCTTGTCGAACTTATCTCCAAATTCTCAAAAACAATCACACCGGATGTTTTGAAAGCAGAGACGTCCTCTGATCGCTCCATCGTATTCGGTCGGCGTTTTCAAAATATTGATCGCTTGTATGTAGGCGAGCAAGAAGCATTGGTGGAATTGAACTTATCGTCTGAGTTTGCTGCAGAAACCAATACTTATTGGCTTCACCCCGCACTGCTGGACAAAGCGACGGGTGCTGTATCGGACTTGCTTGCTGAGGATGATGACTTGTTTCTGGCTTTCGCTTACAAACGGCTACGTATCGTTAAACGTTTGCCGGAGAAGTTATTTTCTTATGTGAAAAGGCTGAGTTCTTCCTCAAAAGAGCTACTGACGTACCAAGTAACGATTATGGATACGAACGGGAACGTGTTAGTAGAAATCGACAAGTTTACTGTGAAAAAATTGAATCGCAAAGCGCAAAACTTATTGAACCAGGGCGAACTGGCATCAAGCTCATTTTTCTATGAAGTTGGCTGGCGGGAAATGGAGCAACCGCAGTGGGACACAACTGATTCTTTAGAAACTATTTGTGTTCTAAAGAACCCGAATGCATTCACCAATAAGTTGCTCGATAAACTGCTCTCCGAAGGTCATTCTGTTTTGCAGGTAGACGTTGGAGATGAGTATGTCTGCATCGACGATGAGCACTATGTTGTTAGCGGGTCAGAAGAAGATTATATGCGACTGCTCTCCGCTGTTCAGCATATACCTTTTACGAAGCTTATCCATTTCCCTGCTTGGGGAGAATCACAGGCTGCCGACTTTGATGAATTACAGAGCCGTGAAAAGAGCGGGGTATACGATTTGTATCGCCTTGTCCGCGCATTAGTCAAGAGCAAACGGCCAGAAAAAACCGAAGTGATATTGGTTGCGGACAATGCGTCGGAAGTGACTTCATGTGAGACAACGATTAAGCCGATTAATGCCGCTTTGTTCGGCTTAGGAAAGGTTGTCGAGGCGGAGCATTCATTTTTGAGTTGTCGTAGCATTGATCTTGACGAAATGACCAGTATAGAGGAGCTGTATCGCGAGCTGCAATCGAAAGATCATCCTTATGCAGTAGCTTATCGGGAAGGTAAGCGATATGCGGAAGAAATACGTCCTTTGTCTTTGGTAATAGAAGATCGACAACCGGTCGAATTGCAAAAAGAGGGAGTGTATGTATTATCTGGAGGAACGGGTGGACTTAGTCTGGAAATAGCGCGATGGCTCTCGACTTGTAATAAGGTCAAGCTGGTTCTTCTGCACCGTTCACCATTTCCTGAGCGCTCCAGATGGGAGCAATTATTGCTGTCTGAAGAAACTGATGCCAAATTGCTTGATAAATTGCGTATTCTTCTAGAAATTGAAGAAAATGGTTCACAGATTATATTTGTAGAGGCAGATGTGACCCAGCGTGAACTGCTGAAAGAAGCGCTAGATGTAGTTCGTCGACAGCATGGAGCCATCAAGGGGATTATTCACAGTGCAGGCGTGGCAGGGGATGGATTCCTTATTCGCAAGGAGGAAGAAACTTTCCGCAATGTTATAGCTCCTAAAGTCGAGGGCGCATGGTTGCTCGATGAACTGACGCGAGAAGATAAGCCTGATTTTTTTGTATTGTTCTCATCTGTAACTTCAATCTTAGGTGGACCAGGACAAGGCGATTATACAGCTGCCAACGCGTTTCTTGATTCATTCGCCGCGTATCGAACCAAACGGGGTGGCGGCACTACGTTGACGATTAATTGGCCTGCTTGGAAAGAGACCGGAATGGCGAAAGACTATGAAGTTAATCAAGATGGAATCTTTAAAGCATTATCCACTGCCGATGCATTGTTAGGCTTTGAAACGGCGTTAACATCTTCAATAAGCAAAATTATCATCGGTGAGTTGAACTATGATGTAATCCAGACCGAGGAGCAAGCTCCACTGCAACTTTCCGAAGAAATTAAGATCGAAATCAAACGACGTGCTTTAAAAAGGAAACGAGTATTACATGTGAATGAAAAAGCACATATCTCCATACCCGTTGTGCTAGAGGGAAGATCTTCGGGGATCTACTCGGAGAAAGAACAACAGCTTTCGACAATTTGGGGAGAAGTGCTCGGCGTTGAACGAATGAGCATTCAGGATAGCTTCTACGATCTTGGAGGCGATTCGTTATTAGCAATCAAAATATCGAATTTGATCGAGAAAAAAATAGGGCAAAAAGTCGATATCGGCGATTTATTCGAATACTTGACGATTTTTGAGCTGGCTCAGGCATTAGGCGGAGAAGCGCCGGAGTCAACTGATGCCGTGTCACTAGAAGCAGATGAGTCGCTACGCATAAAGTCTACAAGGGAGTTCGTTTTCGATCTTTCTAACGCCCAACAACGTATCTGGTTTTTGCATAAGCTGAATCCGGAGTTGCACGCTTATCATTTACCCCTTACGTTCGAAACGGATTTTGAACTGGATCAGAAAACCTTTGAAGCAGCTTTGATGTATATGACCGCAAGACACAGCTCGCTACGCACCGTGATTCGTGAGGAAGATGGCGAGCCTATACAGATTGTACTGCCGCACATAGATTTGCAGTTGGTATGGCAAGATTCGCTATCTACTGTGTACGAAAGCAATGGGTATGACGAAGAACTTCGGGAAGAAATTGAGCGTTCATTCGACTTCAGCCAATGCTTGTGGCGGATTAAAGTAATCCGTAAAAATGACGGTCGCTGCCTTATTTGTCTGACGGTTCACCATTTAATTTCTGACGGCTGGAGTATGATGATTCTGAAAGATGAGCTTTTGCATGTGTACGCTTCGCTTCTGGCAGGTGGTCATCCCGAACTACCGCCACTTCAGGCGGAATATAGAGATTGGCTGAAGCAGCTACAGGTACGAAAAAAGAGTGAAGCATTCTATCAAATGGAGCGCTTTTGGCTAGAAGAGTTGAGCAGTCCATTGCCTGTGCTTCAACTTCCGCTAGACTATTCAAGACCGACAATGCAAACCTATAATGGTAGCTATCTAGTTTTTGAGATGGATGAAGAACAGACAGGCCGCATCAAGGAACTGGCGAGACAAAACAAAGCGTCTATGCACATGTTCATGCTGTCTGCTTATTTTCTATTTCTAAAAAAACTTACACATCAGGACGAATTCATCATTGGTTACCCAGTTGCAGGACGAGAATCAAAGGAATGGGAACCTTTATTGGGATTGTTTATGAATATCGTCTGTATGCGTATCTCTTTGTCAGAAGACTGGACTTTTGAGAGTCTCGTTGCTGAAGTCAGACGCAAAAGCTCACAGTCCTATAAAAATAGTAGCTATCCTTTTGACTTACTTGTATCCAAGCTTAATCCAGAACGAGATATGAGTAGAAATCCGATTTTCCAAACGTTTTTCCAATTTTATGAAAATTATCAGCAGAATGAGCATAACAGTTTGTATGATCTATCGTTCCTTTGTAGAGAAGCAAATCACAAGCTTGAGATCAGACTGGAATACAACACTGACTTGTTTGACAAGACTACAGTGGAACGCTTCGCACGGCAATTCCAGTTTATGCTTGGCGATATTGCGACAGATATTCAGCGGCCGCTAGCCGAGTTCAACCTCCATAATGAGCAAGATGAGGCGGAACTTCTAAAACAATTCTCTTCTACGTGCTCGGATGTGATTCCGGACAGAACGGTTGTCGAATGGTTTGAGCAGACAGTAGCACGGCAATCAGAAGCAATCGCTATTACTTGTGGAGCAGAAAGTTTCACTTATAGTGAACTTGAACAGCGATCTAATCAAATCGCCCATCTACTTGCGAGCACCGGTTTAAAAGCTAACCAGCCAGTCGGACTAATGTTAGATCGTGGTGTTCCACTTATTGCAGGAATGATCGGCATCTTGAAAGCCGGAGGAGCATATGTGCCTCTTGATCCGGATTATCCTAAAGAGCGCATCAGTTACATGCTCAGTCATAGTGAAGCGCGGGTGCTTCTCACAGAGACCAAGTATGTAGATACTATTGTCGACCTGTTGGAGCCGGGTAGCACTTTGTCTACAATCGTTGACGTGAAAGGGCGCGAAAGCTTTCAACGGGCTGGCATTGGGCACATCATTCATCTAAAAAATGTGGAAAGTCAATCTGATAAGCCTTTACCTGTACAAGCCGATCTGGATGATCTCATGTATCTGATTTATACGTCCGGTTCCACAGGACAGCCCAAGGGTGTCGCTGTTTCGCATCGAAATGTGGCAAACTTTCTTCAATGGAGCATTGCCGATGGAAAAATAGGGTCTGACGACCGCATGGTCTTGCTCACATCAGTAAGCTTCGATATTTCCGTATTTGAAATTTTCGGAGCCCTTTTGAGCGGAGCTACGCTTCATATCGTTACAAAGGAGCAATTACAGAACCCGGAAGCTATATTCAGTTTGCTGTGCGAGAAAAAAATAACGTTGTGGCACTCTGTTCCAGCACTGATGCGCCAGTTGCTCGTGTACATGCGTCAACTAACGGATTCAAAAAAACAAATGGGATCGGCTCATATTCGCAGAATCATGCTTGGTGGCGAAGCATGGAATACCGAAGTTGCAGAAGAAATACGCAATATATTCCCCCAAACAGAGCTACTTAATATGTACGGTCCAACCGAAACGACCATTTGGGTATCAAGTAGCCGCATTGAAGACAGTTTGTCATATCGGGGTGATCTGCCGATTGGTCGACCTATCGCAAATACCCAACTGCTTATCCTTGATACAAATGGACGACTTTGTCCGGTAGGCATCCCAGGAGAAATCGCGATTGGTGGCTTAAATGTAGCACAAGGGTATTACAAGGATTTGGAAAAAAGCGATAAATCTTTTGTCTTTTACGGAGCTACAAAAGAACGCATCTATTTGACCGGAGATACGGGGATGTATTTGTCTTCCGGTGAAGTTCGGTTTCTCGGACGCAACGACGGAATGATTAAAGTACGTGGCTATCGTATCGAAACCGGAGAAATTGAGAGTGTTTTGCTACGTAACCACTCCATAGCAGAAGCAGCTGTTATTGCTCGACCAGAGGCTGGGACGCATCATTTAGTCTGTTATTACGTCTCCGATGCAGGGCAGATCACAGAACAACTGCGGGAGCAACTGCGACAAAGCTTGCCGGAATATATGTTGCCTGCACATTACGTGTTGCTAGATAAACTCCCCAAAACAGCTAATGGAAAAACGGATCGTAAACAGTTAGCTATGCGTTCGTTGCAAGAAACGCTTGCAACACCTAATCATTACGTCGAACCCATTACCGAGGTTGAACAGCAGTTGGGAGCTATCTGGTGCGAGTTACTCGGTATCGGACAGGTAGGCATCCATAATAACTTCTTTGAAGTGGGTGGGAATTCGTTTTTGATTAGTCAGATGCATTATCAGATTGAACAGTTATACCCAAATCGTATTAGCATCACAGATATATTTTCGTATCCAACGATCAACACTATTGCTCAAAGAATCGAAGGAATGACAATGCAGGAGGAAGCTTTCGATGAGCAAGAGAATACAAGCGATGAGGACTTGGAGAAAGAGCTTTACGAAATGTTTGATGAAATCGCTACCGGTAACGTATCTGTAGAAGACGCAGTCAAAAAGCTGTTGTAA